From a region of the Dehalococcoidales bacterium genome:
- a CDS encoding response regulator transcription factor: MSDIRVLLVDDYEVVLLGLRRMLELDGRIKVVGEASNGEEAIAKAATLQPDVVTMDLRMPGMDGITATRRLKQEMPNVHVLAMTMYGDDLIQEAIEAGVSGYILKETDCDQIIQAIHQICAGLHPMIPPLNLRLPAEFIPINS; this comes from the coding sequence TTGTCTGACATCCGTGTGCTCCTGGTCGATGACTATGAGGTAGTACTGTTGGGATTGCGGCGAATGCTCGAGCTTGACGGCCGGATTAAGGTAGTCGGTGAGGCGAGTAACGGTGAGGAAGCTATTGCTAAGGCAGCCACGCTCCAACCCGATGTCGTCACCATGGACCTCAGGATGCCGGGGATGGACGGCATAACGGCAACCCGTCGGTTGAAGCAGGAGATGCCCAACGTGCATGTCCTGGCCATGACCATGTACGGGGATGACTTGATACAGGAAGCCATCGAAGCGGGGGTATCCGGTTACATCCTTAAGGAAACCGATTGCGACCAGATTATTCAGGCCATCCACCAGATATGTGCCGGCCTGCACCCCATGATACCACCGCTGAATCTCCGCCTGCCCGCAGAGTTCATTCCTATCAATTCGTAA
- a CDS encoding PAS domain S-box protein, protein MTGDDRTRDQRLRELETLYLRTAELEASRTELEHSKEELRQSEELHRVTLSSISDAVCMTDNSGNFTFVSPNVEAVFGYSIEEVRRLGNISKLLGDIPVAPAELEARKEVRNIEREITDKAGKRRVLLIDMKGVSIRDGSVLYSCRDITDPKRIQGELRRHRDHLEELVEERATELRKSNDQLEQRNKLLSALSRVQTQFISEADPRLLFDHLLDELLSLTDSEYGFIGQVLYNSDGEPYLKTHSITNIAWSGRSNGIYGSDETTGMEFHNLKTLIAAVMSSGKHIIAHDPTADFRGRDVAEGHPRLNAFLGLPLHNGKGLIGMVGIGNRPTGYDAMLIEFLQPFLATCGSIIEAHRNVQQRRQAETELAKSERNFRNSIDSSPLGTSIVTRGGKLVYANQAFLDIYGYDSIEELKAVPLKQRYAPQSYEEHRERRSKMRWGEPLLASYGLSIVRRNGEIRHLSVSWSGMRWDGERRFLVIYQDITERKRAEEILRTSEASLTNAQRIARLGNWDWDIRNNTVQLSEEAYRILGLEPGALAEPYKVLSNIIHPDDRENAQKSITRALSEGRPDDHDYRIVRPNGSEAMVHVRGEVKYDDNGIPLSATGTIQDITELRALERKVIEYQELDQVKTNLLSTVSHELRTPLSIIKGYATLLLDYDERLVNEEKREYLESIDRATNRLTELVDHILDMSRLESGLLQLERAPTSIAKLAREAVAEARVRAPVHKIQLNMAKRLPKVDVDAKRIRQVLDNIIDNAVKYSPEKTTITVSAERKDDELVVSISDQGVGIPAKDLNRVFDRMFRVEQGLTPTVDGVGLGLAICKGLVEQHGGHIWMESEEGKGSTCRFALPILKGESQV, encoded by the coding sequence ATGACTGGTGATGATAGAACCAGAGACCAACGTCTCCGGGAACTGGAGACTCTGTACCTGCGTACGGCAGAGCTTGAGGCATCCCGAACCGAGCTTGAACATAGCAAGGAAGAACTCCGTCAATCAGAAGAGCTACACCGCGTCACGCTCAGCAGTATCTCGGATGCCGTCTGCATGACTGACAACTCAGGAAACTTCACATTTGTCAGCCCAAACGTAGAAGCTGTTTTTGGTTACTCCATTGAGGAAGTGCGCCGCCTGGGCAATATCTCGAAGCTTCTGGGGGACATTCCCGTTGCACCTGCTGAGTTGGAAGCCCGAAAAGAAGTGCGCAACATCGAGCGCGAGATTACTGACAAAGCCGGCAAACGCCGCGTCCTCCTCATCGATATGAAAGGTGTTTCCATCCGGGATGGAAGCGTGCTCTACTCCTGTCGCGACATAACCGACCCCAAGCGAATCCAGGGAGAACTGCGACGGCACCGTGACCATCTTGAGGAACTCGTTGAAGAACGTGCCACTGAACTGAGGAAAAGTAACGACCAGCTTGAGCAGCGCAACAAGCTCCTCAGCGCTTTGAGTCGCGTGCAAACCCAGTTCATCTCCGAGGCGGACCCCCGCCTCCTGTTCGACCATTTGCTGGATGAGTTACTTTCCCTGACCGATAGCGAGTACGGTTTCATTGGCCAGGTACTCTACAATTCCGATGGAGAGCCGTACCTGAAGACCCACTCAATCACCAATATTGCCTGGAGCGGTCGATCAAACGGTATCTACGGGAGCGACGAGACCACCGGCATGGAGTTCCATAACCTGAAGACCCTCATCGCTGCAGTAATGTCATCGGGGAAACACATTATTGCTCATGACCCGACCGCCGACTTCCGGGGGCGTGATGTTGCCGAAGGCCACCCACGCCTGAACGCATTTCTTGGACTCCCCCTGCACAACGGCAAGGGACTTATCGGCATGGTTGGCATCGGTAATCGTCCCACAGGATACGATGCCATGCTGATAGAATTCCTCCAGCCTTTCCTGGCAACCTGCGGGAGTATCATAGAAGCTCACAGGAACGTCCAGCAACGCCGGCAGGCGGAAACCGAACTCGCTAAATCCGAGCGCAATTTCCGTAACTCTATCGATAGTTCTCCCTTGGGAACTTCCATTGTGACCAGGGGCGGCAAGCTTGTTTACGCCAATCAGGCTTTTCTTGATATCTATGGTTATGACAGTATCGAAGAACTGAAAGCAGTGCCCCTGAAGCAGCGCTATGCGCCGCAGAGCTACGAGGAGCACCGGGAACGAAGGTCAAAGATGCGGTGGGGAGAGCCTTTGCTCGCTTCCTATGGACTGAGCATCGTCCGCAGGAACGGTGAAATCCGGCATCTTTCCGTATCCTGGAGCGGTATGCGATGGGATGGTGAACGGCGCTTTCTGGTAATATACCAGGACATCACGGAGCGCAAGAGGGCCGAGGAGATACTCCGTACCAGCGAAGCAAGCCTGACCAATGCCCAGCGCATTGCCCGTCTTGGGAACTGGGACTGGGATATCAGGAACAATACTGTCCAGCTATCTGAGGAGGCATACCGTATTCTGGGCCTGGAGCCCGGGGCTCTCGCTGAACCATACAAGGTACTGTCTAACATCATCCATCCCGATGATAGGGAAAATGCACAGAAGTCAATTACCCGGGCACTTTCCGAAGGCAGACCTGATGACCATGACTATCGCATCGTACGTCCCAATGGCTCTGAGGCCATGGTCCATGTTCGTGGTGAGGTTAAGTACGATGATAATGGAATACCTCTCAGCGCTACAGGTACAATCCAGGACATCACCGAGCTTCGCGCCCTGGAGAGGAAGGTCATTGAATACCAGGAACTGGACCAGGTTAAGACCAACCTTCTTTCCACAGTCTCCCACGAGTTGCGCACGCCATTATCGATAATCAAGGGATACGCCACCCTTCTGCTGGACTACGATGAGAGACTGGTAAACGAGGAGAAACGCGAGTACCTGGAATCGATAGACAGAGCCACGAATCGGCTGACCGAACTTGTGGACCATATTCTGGACATGTCTCGCCTGGAGTCAGGTCTACTCCAGCTGGAACGCGCACCAACATCAATCGCGAAGCTGGCCCGTGAAGCAGTAGCTGAAGCCAGAGTCAGGGCACCTGTCCATAAGATACAGTTAAACATGGCAAAGAGACTGCCGAAGGTGGACGTTGACGCCAAGCGAATTCGGCAGGTACTGGATAATATCATCGACAACGCTGTCAAGTACTCCCCGGAGAAAACGACGATAACCGTGTCCGCCGAGCGGAAGGACGATGAACTGGTGGTCAGCATCTCAGACCAGGGTGTAGGTATCCCGGCCAAAGACCTTAACAGGGTATTTGACCGTATGTTCCGCGTTGAGCAGGGACTGACGCCAACAGTTGATGGAGTTGGTCTGGGGCTGGCGATCTGCAAGGGGCTCGTAGAGCAGCACGGGGGACATATCTGGATGGAAAGCGAAGAGGGCAAAGGAAGCACCTGTCGCTTTGCCTTGCCAATCTTGAAGGGAGAGTCACAAGTATGA
- a CDS encoding response regulator transcription factor — protein MSSKKPLVLVVDDDVRMLRMVRRILELESYRIITAGNAEAALDVFDGENPDLVLLDVMMPGMDGYTACQRIREFSQIPIIMVTARSIDEEKVRGLDSGADDYITKPFSASELTARVRAVLRRAPLRDETREPVLKCGDLVIDFGRQRVTLDGQYLNLTATEHRLLSYLARNADRILTPNQILEKVWGEKYLGETNLLQANITRLRKRLKDSAKNPKYILTRPGIGYMMVKKPEP, from the coding sequence ATGTCGTCCAAAAAACCGTTAGTGCTCGTGGTTGACGACGACGTGCGAATGCTGCGCATGGTGCGTCGGATACTCGAACTGGAAAGCTACCGCATCATCACTGCTGGTAATGCTGAAGCGGCTCTCGATGTATTCGACGGTGAGAACCCTGACCTGGTACTGCTTGATGTCATGATGCCCGGCATGGATGGATACACCGCCTGCCAGCGTATCCGCGAATTTTCACAGATTCCAATAATCATGGTGACGGCGCGGAGTATCGACGAAGAGAAGGTCCGGGGACTGGACTCAGGTGCTGATGATTACATCACCAAACCTTTCTCCGCCAGTGAGCTTACCGCTCGGGTACGCGCAGTACTCAGGCGAGCCCCACTCCGGGATGAGACTCGGGAGCCCGTACTGAAATGTGGTGACCTGGTAATTGATTTCGGCCGTCAGCGCGTCACCCTGGACGGTCAGTACCTGAACCTTACGGCGACGGAACACCGGCTGCTCTCGTATCTGGCTCGTAACGCGGACCGCATACTTACTCCGAATCAGATTCTCGAGAAGGTCTGGGGCGAGAAATATCTCGGCGAAACCAACCTCCTCCAGGCAAACATTACCCGGCTTCGCAAGAGGCTGAAGGATAGCGCCAAAAACCCCAAGTATATTCTGACACGTCCGGGAATCGGTTATATGATGGTGAAGAAGCCGGAACCATAA
- a CDS encoding sensor histidine kinase produces the protein MVVRDARPTRRDNKQAIRPENMLEEIHLVRENERRRLSIEIHDGVAQWMIGTLYRIKACRSLLPQSDSDHLTNELSDIERTLQRSVRELRRIISDLRPFPLEELGLITAIHQMANVLEEEDINCRFEVDGVLPGLTPAEERATFGIVQETLTNVRKHSQATRVSLRIRFQEQTVSVAIKDNGVGFNPKNIADKQFRPSHIGLLGMKDTAALVGAYLKIHSSPGKGTSVKFAFPPASGQMHKRQERGEGIV, from the coding sequence ATGGTTGTCAGGGATGCCCGACCGACTCGCCGGGATAATAAACAAGCCATCCGTCCCGAGAACATGCTGGAGGAGATACACCTCGTCCGGGAGAATGAGCGCCGCAGGCTTTCAATCGAAATACATGATGGCGTTGCCCAGTGGATGATAGGCACTCTCTACCGCATTAAGGCCTGCCGCAGTCTTTTGCCTCAATCCGACTCAGACCACCTGACGAACGAGCTTTCCGATATTGAGAGAACACTCCAGAGAAGTGTCAGGGAACTCCGTCGTATCATATCCGACTTGCGTCCCTTCCCTCTGGAAGAGCTGGGGCTTATCACCGCGATACACCAGATGGCAAATGTCCTCGAAGAAGAAGACATCAACTGTCGGTTTGAAGTGGATGGTGTGCTGCCCGGACTTACCCCTGCTGAAGAGAGGGCTACCTTCGGTATAGTCCAGGAAACACTGACGAACGTTCGCAAGCATTCCCAGGCCACGCGTGTCAGCCTCCGGATCCGTTTTCAGGAACAGACTGTTTCCGTAGCGATAAAGGACAACGGCGTCGGCTTCAATCCCAAGAACATCGCCGATAAGCAGTTCCGACCCAGCCATATTGGGCTCCTCGGCATGAAAGATACCGCGGCGCTGGTTGGTGCCTACCTGAAGATTCACAGCAGTCCGGGAAAGGGTACCTCGGTGAAATTCGCCTTCCCTCCCGCATCCGGACAGATGCACAAAAGACAGGAGAGAGGTGAAGGGATTGTCTGA
- a CDS encoding CocE/NonD family hydrolase yields the protein MANSIRIDRDIPMTMRDGVVLRADIYRPDNSGKHPAIVVRTPYSKVMGGDSDFLSAVHAAFAGYAFVIQDTRGRFASEGEFMPGAPEDLDGYDTIEAVAAESWCDGNVGTFGGSYLGRNQWQAAIEDPPHLKAIAPQITTSGPLSDSRLGGPIDLEQSISWFTTMAIDMLERQRKQGKDVTGAREMLDRARFNLSEVYEYLPLKEVPHFQFEGLSQAFGARMTDDIPPNVKSEEDLHWPYHRVKVPCFHAAGWYDLFSGSLFKNFLGMRGNGGTELAREGQYVLCGPWSHGGNLLAYVGGLHFGPAGASMATFTMERHINFFDRYLRGIEGRKMAPVRYFVMGPNRWRNADTWPLPQTEWQRFFLHSKGRSNTASGNGLLSRDTPGAEPADVYIYDPRFPVPTVGGRILPTGSLIPGPFDQSRIENRNDVLCYTTPELTEEIEVTGPLMLHLFASTSAKDTDFTAKLIDVYPDGSAYNIAEGCIRARCRKSVLRPEPVNPGEVYEYMIDLAVTSIVFGRGHRIRIDVSSSNFPRIDRNMNTGNPFGEDAKGIPAVQTIYHQSDYASYIDMPVIPETN from the coding sequence ATGGCGAACTCGATTCGTATCGACCGGGACATACCGATGACGATGAGGGACGGGGTTGTGCTGCGGGCTGACATATACCGGCCGGATAACAGCGGGAAACATCCGGCGATCGTGGTCCGTACCCCATATAGTAAGGTAATGGGAGGTGACAGTGACTTCCTGTCAGCGGTGCACGCCGCTTTCGCTGGATATGCCTTCGTGATACAGGACACGCGGGGCAGGTTTGCCTCAGAAGGGGAGTTCATGCCCGGAGCTCCGGAGGACCTCGACGGCTACGACACGATTGAAGCAGTCGCTGCTGAGTCCTGGTGCGATGGTAATGTCGGCACATTCGGTGGCTCCTACCTCGGCCGCAACCAGTGGCAGGCCGCAATAGAAGACCCTCCTCACCTGAAGGCAATTGCCCCTCAGATAACAACGTCAGGCCCCCTGAGTGATTCCCGTCTTGGCGGCCCGATAGACCTGGAGCAGTCCATAAGCTGGTTTACTACGATGGCGATTGACATGCTGGAGCGACAGAGGAAGCAGGGCAAGGACGTTACCGGGGCGCGGGAGATGCTGGACCGCGCCAGGTTCAACCTCAGCGAGGTGTACGAGTATCTGCCCCTCAAAGAGGTGCCACATTTCCAGTTTGAGGGGCTTTCTCAGGCCTTCGGAGCCCGTATGACCGATGATATTCCACCAAATGTGAAGTCTGAAGAAGACCTGCACTGGCCGTATCACAGGGTTAAGGTCCCCTGTTTCCACGCCGCCGGTTGGTATGACCTGTTTTCTGGTAGCCTGTTCAAAAACTTCCTGGGGATGCGCGGGAATGGCGGTACCGAACTCGCCCGGGAAGGGCAGTACGTGCTCTGCGGACCGTGGTCTCATGGCGGTAACCTGCTGGCCTATGTTGGCGGTCTCCATTTCGGTCCGGCCGGGGCCAGTATGGCCACCTTCACCATGGAACGGCACATTAACTTCTTTGACAGGTACCTGCGCGGGATAGAGGGCCGCAAAATGGCCCCGGTCCGCTACTTCGTGATGGGTCCGAACCGGTGGCGCAATGCCGATACCTGGCCGCTGCCGCAGACCGAGTGGCAACGATTCTTCCTGCATAGCAAGGGCCGCTCTAACACGGCGTCTGGGAATGGCCTTCTCAGCAGGGATACCCCGGGTGCCGAGCCAGCGGACGTCTACATCTATGACCCCCGCTTCCCCGTGCCCACTGTCGGGGGCCGGATACTTCCCACAGGCAGCCTGATACCGGGTCCGTTCGACCAGTCACGGATAGAGAACCGCAATGATGTCCTGTGCTACACTACTCCGGAACTCACGGAGGAGATTGAGGTCACCGGCCCACTGATGCTGCACCTGTTCGCGTCGACATCGGCAAAGGATACCGATTTCACGGCCAAGCTAATCGATGTTTATCCGGATGGTTCTGCGTACAACATAGCCGAGGGTTGCATCCGGGCACGGTGCCGGAAATCTGTGCTCCGACCGGAACCGGTAAATCCGGGCGAGGTCTACGAGTACATGATTGACCTGGCGGTGACGAGTATCGTCTTTGGTAGGGGACACCGTATTCGGATAGACGTATCCAGCAGTAATTTCCCGCGAATCGACCGGAACATGAATACCGGGAATCCGTTTGGTGAGGATGCCAAGGGTATTCCGGCGGTGCAGACAATATACCACCAGTCTGATTATGCCTCGTATATCGATATGCCCGTAATCCCGGAGACCAATTGA
- a CDS encoding response regulator: MTTRHKVESVLVIEDEADIRNFAFRVLELEGYRVLQAGDGNEGLKLVRKNRGLSMVLLDLRLPGRDGWVVLQEMKKDPELSMIPVVVFSALAAAWQRKRALGMGAAAYLTKPVDATSLKRTVSSTVHLKGVTSACRPKNR; encoded by the coding sequence ATGACGACCAGACACAAGGTCGAGTCTGTCCTGGTCATCGAGGATGAGGCTGACATCCGGAATTTCGCCTTCCGGGTGCTGGAACTGGAAGGTTATCGCGTTCTCCAAGCCGGCGATGGAAACGAAGGCCTGAAATTGGTCAGGAAAAATCGGGGACTTTCCATGGTGCTTCTGGACCTGAGGCTACCCGGTCGCGACGGCTGGGTAGTGCTTCAGGAGATGAAGAAGGACCCTGAGCTTTCCATGATACCCGTTGTCGTGTTTAGCGCCCTGGCAGCGGCATGGCAGCGGAAGAGGGCGCTCGGTATGGGTGCCGCCGCTTACCTGACCAAACCAGTTGACGCCACCAGCCTGAAACGGACAGTTTCCTCCACAGTGCACTTGAAAGGAGTGACGTCGGCATGTCGTCCAAAAAACCGTTAG
- a CDS encoding MFS transporter codes for MSQRVFSGAKDIPRKDTAIFKTRMRTFFSGLVPLFVLAHFAHHLLTALPVPMLPFIRDDFGLSYTQAGLVVSAFSLAYGIGQLPAGWLADRIGARIMLTIGICGVAVGGVLVGLSQTFVMMIVFLVLMGIAGGGYHPSASPLISASVKPENRGSALGFHLVGGSGSFFLAPLIAAGIASAWGWRGSFLGLAIPTAIFGVVFFVLLGRRIRDPVLQDDVVEEGSEQPDLPNRWRHLVTFMVLTVFTQAVAFSVVTFVPLFMVDRHGVSEGAAATYLAIIYSAGLWASPLGGYLSDRLGKVRVVLVVSLVTGPLIYLMNLASFGVGLGALLLVIGATMYVRMPATESFIIANTPERRRSTILGVYYFAGMEAGGLLAPVMGYLIERFGFHTSFTAAGAAVVAVSVVCSLFLRGTRD; via the coding sequence ATGTCACAGCGTGTTTTCTCCGGCGCGAAGGACATACCTCGAAAGGATACCGCTATTTTCAAAACCAGGATGCGCACGTTTTTCTCAGGGCTGGTACCTCTCTTTGTGTTGGCACACTTTGCCCACCACCTGCTAACGGCACTGCCGGTACCGATGCTCCCCTTTATCCGTGATGATTTTGGCCTGAGCTATACCCAGGCCGGACTGGTAGTTTCGGCCTTCAGCCTTGCCTATGGAATCGGGCAGCTACCTGCCGGATGGCTTGCCGACCGTATAGGTGCCCGTATAATGCTTACCATAGGTATCTGCGGGGTGGCGGTAGGAGGGGTCCTGGTAGGGCTTTCCCAGACCTTTGTCATGATGATTGTATTCCTGGTACTGATGGGTATTGCCGGCGGTGGTTACCACCCATCAGCCTCACCCCTGATTTCGGCGTCGGTGAAGCCGGAAAACCGAGGCAGTGCCCTCGGATTTCATCTGGTGGGGGGCAGCGGGAGTTTCTTTCTGGCACCGCTGATTGCCGCCGGTATCGCCTCCGCCTGGGGTTGGCGAGGTTCCTTCCTTGGTCTGGCCATTCCCACGGCAATATTCGGGGTCGTGTTTTTCGTGCTCCTTGGACGGCGTATCAGGGACCCCGTTCTTCAAGATGATGTCGTTGAAGAAGGCAGCGAACAACCAGACCTGCCGAACCGGTGGCGCCACCTGGTGACATTTATGGTCCTGACGGTATTCACCCAGGCGGTAGCCTTCTCCGTAGTCACGTTTGTACCCCTCTTCATGGTAGACCGGCATGGTGTGAGTGAGGGAGCAGCAGCGACCTACCTGGCCATTATCTACTCGGCCGGGCTGTGGGCAAGCCCCCTGGGAGGTTACCTCTCAGACCGTCTCGGTAAAGTACGAGTGGTGCTGGTAGTATCTCTGGTTACCGGCCCACTGATTTATTTGATGAACCTGGCATCGTTTGGTGTCGGTCTGGGTGCCCTGTTGCTGGTGATAGGTGCCACAATGTATGTCCGAATGCCGGCAACGGAGTCCTTCATCATCGCCAACACACCGGAGCGCCGGCGTTCGACGATACTGGGAGTCTACTACTTTGCCGGTATGGAGGCCGGTGGCCTGCTCGCTCCGGTTATGGGTTACCTCATTGAGCGGTTTGGCTTCCATACCAGCTTCACTGCTGCCGGAGCCGCGGTGGTCGCTGTATCCGTGGTCTGCTCGCTCTTCCTGAGGGGCACCAGGGATTAA